A single Oncorhynchus kisutch isolate 150728-3 linkage group LG19, Okis_V2, whole genome shotgun sequence DNA region contains:
- the aldh3a2b gene encoding aldehyde dehydrogenase family 3 member A2b, producing the protein MSREQKAVECARKAFLTGRSKPLEHRIRQLKNLQRFLLEREKEIAEAIKKDLNKSEAGTQLYETLGLEGEIVLAVKKLAEWVAPRPVEKNLLTISDTVYIQPEPLGVVLIIGAWNYPWAVTIQPLIGAIAAGNAAVVKPSEVCVHTAKVMEDLLPAYIDKELYPVVTGGVSETQELLRQRFDHVFYTGNSMVGKLVMEAAAKHLTPITLELGGKSPCYIDKNCDIPIACRRVTWGKYSNCGQTCIAPDYILCEPSIQDRVLEEIKKSIKAFYTEDPKTCPDYGRIINQRHFKRIMAMTEDSTIAIGGDSDESTCYIAPTVLKDVQVNSKVMQEEIFGPLLPILTVSGVDEAINFINKGEKPLALYIFSPDDKVIKKVIAETSSGGVLANDCLVHYSVSALPFGGVGNSGMGSYHGKFSFDNLSHLRGCLIKQLKMEGVNDMRYPPHTAKKLFWARFFILKNPDLGWLGRMTLLAIIAVVAAVVLQRYLQ; encoded by the exons ATGTCCCGTGAGCAGAAGGCGGTGGAGTGCGCGAGGAAAGCGTTCCTCACTGGGAGGTCGAAGCCCTTAGAACACCGGATCCGCCAGCTGAAGAACCTCCAGAGATTCCtcttggagagagagaaggagatagctGAGGCGATCAAGAAAGACCTGAACAAG AGTGAGGCAGGCACCCAGCTGTATGAGACACTGGGCCTGGAAGGGGAGATTGTCCTTGCAGTGAAGAAGCTGGCAGAGTGGGTTGCCCCCCGGCCTGTTGAGAAGAACCTCCTGACCATCTCAGACACTGTTTACATCCAGCCTGAACCGCTGGGAGTGGTGCTCATCATAGGAGCATGGAACTACCCCTGGGCCGTCACCATACAGCCACTTATAGGGGCTATCGCTGCAG GCAACGCTGCTGTGGTGAAGCCGTCTGAGGTGTGTGTCCACACCGCCAAGGTTATGGAGGACCTGCTGCCCGCCTACATAGACAAg GAGTTGTACCCAGTGGTGACAGGGGGTGTATCAGAGACCCAGGAGTTGCTGCGTCAGCGGTTCGACCATGTGTTCTACACAGGGAACAGCATGGTGGGGAAACTGGTGATGGAGGCAGCAGCCAAACACCTCACCCCCATTACCTTGGAGCTGGGGGGCAAGAGCCCCTGTTACATCGACAAGAACTGTGACATCCCCATCGCCTGCCG tCGTGTGACATGGGGGAAGTATTCTAACTGTGGGCAGACGTGTATCGCTCCAGACTACATCCTGTGTGAGCCCAGCATCCAGGACCGCGTGCTGGAGGAGATCAAGAAGTCCATCAAA GCCTTCTACACAGAGGACCCCAAGACCTGCCCCGACTACGGACGCATCATCAACCAGCGCCACTTCAAACGCATCATGGCCATGACAGAGGACAGCACCATCGCTATAGGAGGGGATAGTGATGAGTCAACGTGCTACATAG CTCCTACAGTACTGAAGGACGTGCAGGTGAACTCCAAGGTGATGCAGGAGGAGATTTTTGGTCCCCTGCTCCCCATCCTGACGGTCAGTGGAGTGGACGAGGCCATCAACTTCATCAACAAGGGAGAGAAACCCCTCGCCCTCTATATCTTCTCACCTGATGACAAG gtGATAAAGAAAGTGATAGCAGAGACCTCCAGTGGAGGAGTGTTGGCTAATGACTGTCTTGTGCACTACTCTGTCAGTGCACTGCCCTTTGGTGGAGTGG GTAACAGTGGAATGGGCAGCTACCACGGAAAGTTCAGCTTTGACAACCTGAGCCACCTGAGGGGCTGTCTTATCAAGCAGCTGAAGATGGAGGGGGTTAACGACATGCGCTACCCTCCCCATACTGCCAAGAAACTGTTCTGGGCACGCTTCTTCATCCTCAAAAATCCAGACCTGGGGTGGTTAGGACGCATGACGCTGCTCGCTATCATCGCTGTGGTGGCTGCTGTGGTGCTACAG AGATATCTTCAGTGA